A genomic stretch from Gemmatimonadota bacterium includes:
- a CDS encoding YjgN family protein codes for MAESTEQSLGGGPTITRQLSFHGQGGSLFGIHIVNILLAIITLGIYYFWGKVRVRNYMHSQTEFEGDRFAYHGIGKELFIGWLKAMGFMIVIGGISFGIQLFGKSITSQIIGTIILYFGIFFLLFPVAIVGAWRYKLSRTSWRGIRFSFRGHTREFFRIYFPGMFLTLITLGFYSPYFEVRLRKFLVNQSYFGNAQFHFDGNGRDLFWGNFWAIVLAIPTLGIYPFWYAATRHRYFWSRTTFSTAQFRSTMLGGDLFVFHLVNGLLLIFTLGLAQPWVLVRSARFTFERILLEGDLDLDAIEQDARDASATGEGMTDFLDTEFLDIDLGLL; via the coding sequence ATGGCAGAGTCAACCGAACAATCATTAGGTGGGGGACCGACCATTACGCGACAGCTATCGTTTCACGGTCAGGGCGGTTCTTTATTTGGCATTCATATCGTGAATATTTTGCTCGCGATCATCACGCTGGGTATCTACTATTTCTGGGGTAAAGTCAGGGTTCGAAACTACATGCACAGCCAGACCGAATTTGAAGGCGACCGCTTTGCATATCACGGTATTGGCAAAGAACTTTTTATAGGCTGGCTGAAAGCAATGGGTTTTATGATTGTGATCGGCGGGATCTCCTTTGGCATACAGCTTTTCGGTAAAAGCATTACCTCACAGATCATCGGCACGATTATCTTATATTTTGGTATCTTCTTTTTGCTTTTCCCCGTTGCCATTGTCGGTGCTTGGCGTTACAAGTTGAGTCGTACGTCGTGGCGGGGGATTCGCTTTTCTTTTAGAGGCCATACGCGCGAATTTTTCCGCATCTATTTCCCCGGCATGTTTCTTACTCTGATCACATTGGGCTTTTACAGTCCCTATTTTGAAGTGCGCCTTCGAAAATTCCTGGTCAATCAATCTTATTTTGGCAATGCTCAATTCCACTTTGATGGCAATGGTCGAGATTTGTTTTGGGGCAATTTTTGGGCCATCGTTCTGGCCATTCCCACACTGGGGATTTATCCCTTCTGGTATGCTGCCACTCGGCACAGATATTTTTGGTCACGCACGACATTTTCAACAGCGCAATTTCGCTCCACCATGTTGGGCGGTGATCTTTTTGTGTTTCACCTCGTCAATGGTCTGTTGCTTATCTTCACGCTGGGATTGGCGCAGCCCTGGGTGCTTGTGCGCAGTGCGCGATTCACTTTTGAACGGATTCTTCTTGAAGGGGATCTCGACCTCGATGCCATTGAGCAAGACGCACGGGATGCCTCGGCTACTGGAGAAGGCATGACTGATTTTCTGGATACGGAATTTCTGGATATCGATTTGGGGCTCTTGTAG